Proteins from one Peromyscus eremicus chromosome 8a, PerEre_H2_v1, whole genome shotgun sequence genomic window:
- the Wnt9b gene encoding protein Wnt-9b, which produces MRRVEHGEANRAAGGGSPAKPLPSPAACAPPHPGLKPHGRLVAALRAPGGARRCESAPAVGIMRPAPAPALALAALCLLALPAAAAAATYFGQDPDRLACALRAPFSAPGSLSSDFTSRSRIQVSVRSPALPGSSAQRLSDSNLSQELCSRLGSWPDTPDLGPGHLVGWRDWWVEAGEGDAESFADTRAREIPGPRGMSVGGRNSKLTISLLTLSSLTGRDVLTPFPGLGTAAAPAQAGAHLKQCDLLKLSRRQKQLCRREPGLAETLRDAAHLGLLECQFQFRQERWNCSLEGRTGLLQRGFKETAFLYAVSAAALTHALARACSAGRMERCTCDDSPGLESRQAWQWGVCGDNLKYSTKFLSNFLGPKRGSKDLRARADAHNTHVGIKAVKSGLRTTCKCHGVSGSCAVRTCWKQLSPFRETGQVLKLRYDTAVKVSSATNEALGRLELWAPAKPGGPAKGLAPRPGDLVYMEDSPSFCRPSKYSPGTAGRVCSRDASCSSLCCGRGYDTQSRMVAFSCHCQVQWCCYVECQQCAQQELVYTCKR; this is translated from the exons ATGAGGCGGGTCGAGCACGGCGAGGCCAATCGGGCGGCGGGGGGGGGCTCGCCGGCCAAGCCGCTCCCTTCCCCGGCGGCATGCGCTCCGCCCCACCCGGGTTTAAAGCCCCACGGGCGGCTGGTGGCGGCGCTGCGAGCGCCCGGTGGCGCGAGGAGATGCGAGAGTGCACCCGCAGTCGGCATCATGCGCCCCGCGCCCGCGCCCGCGCTGGCCCTGGCCGCTCTCTGCCTGCTGGCgctgcccgccgccgccgccgccgccacctacTTCGG ACAGGACCCCGATCGCCTTGCGTGCGCACTTCGCGCCCCTTTCTCCGCCCCTGGCTCTCTGAGCTCAGACTTCACCTCCCGTTCCCGAATCCAAGTCTCGGTCCGGTCCCCTGCCCTTCCCGGTTCCTCAGCCCAGCGGCTGTCAGACTCCAACCTAAGCCAGGAGCTCTGCTCTCGCCTAGGATCCTGGCCCGACACCCCCG ATCTGGGACCTGGACATCTGGTCGGGTGGAGGGATTGGTGGGTAGAAGCGGGGGAGGGTGACGCTGAGAGTTTTGCCGATACAAGGGCACGAGAGATCCCGGGACCGCGGGGCATGTCAGTTGGAG GCAGGAACTCCAAGCTTACCATCTCCCTTCTCACGCTCTCCAGCCTGACAGGGCGTGATGTGCTGACACCCTTCCCGGGCCTGGGCACAGCGGCAGCCCCGGCCCAGGCTGGTGCCCACCTGAAGCAGTGTGATCTGCTGAAGCTGTcccggaggcagaagcagctctGCAGGAGGGAGCCTGGCCTGGCTGAGACCCTGAGGGACGCGGCACACCTGGGGCTGCTGGAATGCCAGTTCCAGTTCAGGCAGGAGCGCTGGAACTGCAGCCTGGAGGGGAGGACCGGCCTGCtccagagag GCTTCAAGGAGACAGCCTTCCTGTATGCGGTGTCTGCAGCTGCCCTCACGCATGCGCTGGCCCGGGCCTGCAGTGCTGGGCGCATGGAGCGCTGCACCTGCGATGATTCTCCGGGCCTGGAGAGCCGGCAGGCCTGGCAGTGGGGCGTGTGTGGTGACAACCTCAAGTACAGCACCAAGTTCCTAAGCAACTTCCTGGGGCCCAAGAGAGGAAGCAAGGACCTGCGAGCCCGAGCTGACGCCCACAACACCCATGTGGGCATCAAG GCTGTGAAGAGTGGTCTGAGAACAACCTGTAAGTGCCACGGCGTGTCGGGCTCCTGTGCCGTGCGTACCTGTTGGAAACAGCTGTCCCCATTTCGTGAGACCGGCCAGGTGCTGAAGCTACGCTACGACACCGCCGTCAAGGTATCCAGTGCCACCAATGAGGCTTTGGGCCGTCTGGAGCTATGGGCGCCTGCTAAGCCAGGTGGGCCCGCTAAGGGCCTGGCACCTCGTCCCGGGGACCTTGTCTACATGGAAGACTCTCCCAGCTTCTGCCGGCCCAGCAAGTACTCCCCAGGCACGGCGGGCAGGGTGTGTTCTCGGGACGCAAGCTGCAGCAGCCTCTGCTGCGGGCGAGGCTACGACACCCAGAGCCGCATGGTGGCTTTCTCCTGCCACTGCCAGGTGCAGTGGTGCTGCTATGTGGAGTGCCAGCAGTGCGCGCAGCAGGAGCTTGTGTACACCTGCAAGCGCTAG